One genomic region from Terriglobia bacterium encodes:
- a CDS encoding amidohydrolase family protein — protein sequence MKHQKFSAKVLVLITVLVTLATIVQAQENQNGAKRIVIRAGRLLNVRTGQILHDQDIIVEDGLIKSVGKASAAQESGTVINLPNATVLPGLIDAHDHITGDPSISDVDKIEMSNARRALKGARNARVTLFAGFTTIRNVGADGYPDVALRDAINDGDVIGPHILAAGPAITIDGGSCDNIRMAHQYHYTSPGVADGVEGVQHKVREVIKYGADVIKMCATGGLLSPTNPGALEYSMPEMQMIVAEAHRHGRRVAAHAHGAEGIRLASEAGVDSIEHGFLIDDAAIATMKKNGTYLVPTAYVIKWIPKHEAEMGLSPDQAKRLEAILNEAKGNLRKAFAAGVKVAFGTDAAVFPHGENAREFSIYVELGMTSIHAIQTATINGADLLGLKDKTGAIEPGKWADIIAVDGDPTADVRTLEHIKFVMKSGTVYKNEYAAPAAE from the coding sequence ATGAAACATCAGAAGTTCAGCGCAAAAGTCCTCGTTCTCATAACTGTGCTCGTGACCCTTGCAACAATCGTTCAAGCTCAGGAAAACCAGAATGGCGCAAAGCGAATAGTCATTCGTGCCGGACGTCTATTGAACGTTCGCACCGGCCAGATACTGCACGATCAGGACATTATTGTTGAAGACGGCCTCATCAAGTCCGTCGGGAAGGCCTCAGCCGCACAGGAATCGGGAACTGTCATCAATTTGCCCAACGCAACGGTGCTGCCCGGCCTGATTGACGCACACGACCACATCACCGGCGACCCTTCGATCAGCGACGTCGACAAGATCGAAATGTCCAACGCCCGGAGAGCACTCAAGGGCGCGCGAAATGCCCGGGTAACTCTTTTTGCGGGGTTCACAACCATTCGCAATGTCGGGGCCGACGGTTATCCCGACGTCGCGTTGCGCGACGCGATCAACGACGGCGACGTGATCGGGCCCCATATTCTTGCGGCAGGGCCGGCGATCACGATCGACGGCGGTTCCTGCGATAACATCCGTATGGCGCACCAATACCACTACACCTCGCCGGGAGTCGCCGACGGCGTTGAAGGCGTACAGCACAAGGTTCGCGAGGTCATCAAGTACGGCGCCGACGTCATCAAGATGTGCGCGACTGGGGGTTTACTTTCTCCTACAAATCCCGGCGCGCTCGAGTACAGCATGCCGGAGATGCAGATGATCGTGGCCGAGGCGCACCGGCACGGCCGTCGGGTCGCCGCCCACGCACACGGTGCCGAAGGAATCCGCCTTGCTTCCGAAGCCGGGGTGGACTCCATCGAGCACGGATTTCTCATCGACGACGCGGCCATCGCCACAATGAAAAAGAATGGCACCTACCTTGTCCCGACGGCCTACGTAATCAAATGGATTCCGAAACACGAAGCTGAAATGGGATTGTCGCCGGACCAGGCAAAACGACTCGAAGCGATTCTGAACGAGGCCAAGGGCAATCTCCGCAAAGCATTTGCTGCCGGAGTGAAGGTGGCATTTGGAACGGACGCCGCCGTTTTTCCTCACGGAGAGAACGCGCGCGAATTCTCGATATACGTAGAGTTGGGAATGACTTCGATCCATGCAATCCAGACCGCAACCATCAACGGCGCCGATCTTCTTGGCCTTAAGGACAAGACGGGAGCCATTGAACCGGGCAAGTGGGCCGACATCATTGCTGTCGATGGCGACCCGACTGCCGATGTTCGAACCCTCGAGCACATCAAATTCGTCATGAAGTCGGGAACTGTTTACAAAAACGAGTACGCCGCCCCAGCGGCAGAGTGA
- a CDS encoding nuclear transport factor 2 family protein: MQAELMKLEADWLHVLQSGDSGTLDGLLDSAFVSSPWHAPNQLLLRDAYLREANHAQLRGCELTPVYVEVMGNFAIVKCRIACEYDVNGRKWVVELSITDIWVHREDGWKALNRDASGRVNSKQY; encoded by the coding sequence ATGCAAGCCGAACTCATGAAACTCGAAGCTGACTGGCTCCATGTCTTGCAGAGTGGGGACTCCGGCACTCTGGATGGGCTGCTTGACTCGGCATTCGTCTCCTCGCCATGGCATGCTCCAAACCAGTTGCTCCTGCGAGATGCATATCTCCGCGAAGCCAACCATGCCCAATTGCGAGGCTGCGAACTGACGCCCGTGTACGTGGAAGTGATGGGCAACTTTGCCATCGTGAAATGTCGGATCGCATGTGAATACGACGTAAACGGCAGGAAGTGGGTGGTCGAGCTTTCCATCACTGACATTTGGGTGCATCGAGAAGATGGATGGAAGGCGCTCAACCGTGATGCGTCCGGACGGGTCAACTCCAAACAGTATTAA
- a CDS encoding winged helix-turn-helix domain-containing protein, which translates to MDSTTPGKELYEFDVFRVDAERETLLRAGEPVALPPKAFQVLLVLVRNSQEVVTKDDLMKEVWPDTFVEEANLSRNIFLLRKALGESPQDHRYVLTVPGRGYRLAERVRLVPDHEASIVAATHSKIQLEVKESQRRWWLGVVAGLLLLGAGATAVWVFGHHKPRLTDRDTIVLSEFANSTGDPVFDETLRRGLAVQLAQSPYLTLISDERMQRTLALMGQPMNAPVSRDAARVLCERTASAAVLEGSINNLGRAYVLGLRATSCSTGDVLAEEQAQAARKEDVLGVLGEMASSFRQRLGESLSSVSKYNTPLPDATTPSLDALRAYSLGWKSTFGATGPAEGIPFFKRAIELDPNFATAYAMIGRTYGELGEANLSAEYTTKAFQLKERTSEPERYFIMMNYEMQVTGNLEKARQAGELWVNAYPRDAHPRGLLSFIYQSLGRTDKAIEAGRAAVELDPDTVPGYANLAWAYVLAEQPQRAEEIVSHASSRGLEFPDLYILLYDIAFLKNDEKGMQRAVAMADGKPGAEHWMAARQACVLAYKGRLKEARALTRRAVLLAQKETQADRGALYLAALATREALFGDNEEAKDAARSAMRLSKTRDVLYGAAFAYAWVGADAQAAPIVDDLQKHFPEDTFVNGIYLPTIRAIMARNHHDSSRADELLHSTAQYELSVPGTWFGFFGMMYPTYVRGMVYLDARQPDKAAAEFKKIVEHRDLVASDPIGALAALQLARSYFMQGDLRQAESQYRNVIAIWKDASLDVPVIRQARAESQR; encoded by the coding sequence GTGGATTCGACAACCCCAGGGAAAGAGCTTTACGAGTTCGACGTGTTTCGCGTGGACGCCGAGCGCGAAACGCTGTTGCGGGCGGGAGAACCCGTCGCGCTGCCGCCGAAAGCGTTCCAGGTCCTGCTCGTCCTGGTCCGCAACAGCCAGGAAGTGGTCACAAAAGATGACCTGATGAAAGAGGTTTGGCCCGACACGTTCGTCGAGGAGGCGAACCTCAGCCGCAACATTTTCCTGCTCCGGAAGGCACTGGGAGAGTCGCCCCAGGATCATCGTTATGTGCTGACCGTACCTGGACGTGGTTATCGGCTTGCGGAACGGGTGCGACTCGTCCCCGATCATGAAGCTAGCATCGTCGCCGCCACTCACTCCAAGATCCAATTAGAAGTAAAAGAGAGCCAGCGTCGGTGGTGGCTCGGCGTCGTCGCGGGCTTGTTACTTCTGGGGGCCGGGGCTACGGCCGTCTGGGTCTTTGGCCACCATAAGCCGCGCCTGACTGATAGAGACACAATCGTGCTGTCCGAATTTGCGAACTCGACGGGCGATCCCGTGTTTGATGAAACGTTGCGCCGAGGGCTGGCTGTCCAACTGGCACAATCGCCTTATCTGACGCTGATTTCAGATGAACGAATGCAGCGAACCCTAGCATTGATGGGGCAACCCATGAATGCTCCGGTTTCGCGCGATGCTGCGCGCGTACTCTGTGAACGGACTGCGAGCGCCGCAGTTCTCGAAGGTTCCATCAACAATCTTGGAAGAGCTTACGTTCTTGGACTTCGCGCCACGAGTTGCAGTACTGGGGACGTGCTCGCGGAAGAACAGGCCCAGGCAGCACGAAAGGAGGACGTGCTAGGCGTCTTGGGTGAAATGGCGAGCTCGTTTAGGCAGCGTCTCGGCGAGTCGCTTAGCTCTGTCTCGAAGTACAATACGCCGTTGCCGGACGCGACCACTCCATCCCTGGACGCACTCCGTGCCTACAGTCTCGGTTGGAAATCGACTTTCGGTGCAACTGGACCGGCCGAGGGCATTCCATTTTTTAAGCGCGCCATTGAACTCGACCCGAACTTCGCAACTGCGTATGCAATGATAGGCCGGACCTACGGCGAGTTAGGAGAGGCGAACCTCTCGGCGGAGTACACGACTAAGGCGTTCCAACTGAAGGAGCGAACGAGCGAACCGGAACGCTACTTCATCATGATGAATTACGAGATGCAGGTCACAGGCAATCTGGAAAAAGCCCGCCAAGCAGGTGAGCTCTGGGTGAATGCGTATCCGCGGGATGCGCACCCGCGGGGCCTCTTATCTTTCATTTACCAGAGCCTCGGCCGAACGGATAAAGCGATCGAAGCAGGGCGAGCCGCCGTTGAGCTCGATCCTGATACCGTGCCCGGGTATGCCAATCTGGCTTGGGCCTATGTTCTTGCTGAGCAACCGCAGCGCGCGGAAGAAATCGTCAGCCACGCATCGAGCAGAGGACTTGAATTTCCCGACCTATACATCCTGCTCTACGACATTGCCTTTCTTAAGAACGATGAGAAGGGGATGCAGAGGGCGGTCGCAATGGCAGATGGAAAACCCGGGGCAGAGCATTGGATGGCCGCCCGGCAGGCATGTGTGCTGGCGTACAAGGGTCGATTGAAGGAAGCGAGAGCATTGACTCGCCGAGCTGTGCTGCTTGCTCAAAAGGAAACTCAAGCCGACAGGGGCGCCCTCTATCTTGCTGCTCTCGCTACTCGTGAGGCACTTTTCGGAGACAACGAAGAGGCCAAAGACGCAGCCAGGTCGGCTATGCGTCTCTCTAAGACTCGCGACGTGCTATACGGTGCGGCGTTCGCGTATGCATGGGTGGGCGCCGACGCGCAAGCGGCGCCGATCGTGGACGATCTACAGAAACACTTTCCTGAGGACACGTTTGTAAACGGAATTTATCTGCCAACGATTCGGGCGATCATGGCGCGCAATCACCACGACAGCTCTCGAGCCGACGAATTGCTCCACTCCACAGCTCAATATGAACTGAGCGTTCCGGGCACTTGGTTCGGATTCTTTGGCATGATGTACCCAACCTATGTTCGAGGCATGGTTTACCTCGACGCACGTCAACCGGACAAGGCCGCCGCCGAATTCAAGAAGATTGTCGAACATCGAGACCTTGTCGCCAGCGATCCGATCGGAGCACTCGCGGCCCTTCAATTGGCTCGATCCTACTTCATGCAGGGTGATCTGAGACAGGCGGAGTCGCAATATCGGAACGTGATTGCAATTTGGAAGGATGCCTCCCTTGATGTCCCTGTCATCCGTCAGGCCCGGGCAGAGTCGCAGCGGTAA
- a CDS encoding LacI family DNA-binding transcriptional regulator: protein MHQIADRAGVSLGTVSHVINGTASVREELRERVLEAVRLLGYQPNQLSRGLRRNRTNMIGMIIPDITNPFFPAVVRGVEDVAFKNNFRLVLCNTDNDPAKEVVYLSDLKSFLPAGILIIPSADSSLTITPSGPPVVCLDRRPRGWKGDFVAADNRQGAHKAAEHLIRMGHRCFGIISGPEYLSNAGERLQGFMEALTEAKIKLPPEYLQEASFDRASGHTATLRLLNLVPRPTVIFAANDLMALGALSAVRELRLNCPKDVSIISFDGLDLTEFTNPPLTSVYQPGYQLGYSAANLLLERISGSKKPAQEIILGTELRIRDSVATVRSTAVSRSR, encoded by the coding sequence ATGCACCAGATAGCTGACCGTGCGGGTGTTTCTTTGGGAACAGTGTCGCACGTAATCAACGGAACTGCCTCAGTTCGTGAAGAATTGCGAGAGCGTGTTCTGGAGGCTGTGCGTCTTCTCGGGTACCAGCCCAACCAATTATCTCGCGGTCTCCGGCGCAACCGCACAAACATGATCGGAATGATCATTCCGGACATCACAAACCCTTTCTTCCCTGCCGTCGTTCGTGGTGTTGAAGACGTTGCGTTCAAAAACAACTTCCGGCTTGTGCTCTGTAATACCGATAATGACCCAGCGAAAGAGGTGGTGTACCTCAGCGACCTAAAGTCGTTTCTCCCAGCCGGGATCCTCATTATTCCATCCGCCGACAGCAGCTTAACGATTACGCCTTCAGGCCCCCCAGTAGTCTGTCTCGACCGCAGGCCCAGGGGATGGAAAGGAGACTTCGTCGCTGCGGATAATCGCCAGGGGGCCCATAAGGCGGCTGAACATCTCATTCGCATGGGGCACCGGTGTTTTGGGATCATTTCCGGTCCCGAGTACCTCTCAAATGCTGGTGAACGACTACAAGGATTTATGGAGGCTCTTACTGAGGCGAAAATCAAGCTCCCCCCGGAATATCTCCAGGAAGCATCTTTTGATCGAGCAAGCGGTCACACCGCCACGCTTCGTCTGCTGAACCTGGTACCACGCCCGACGGTAATTTTCGCGGCGAATGACCTAATGGCACTCGGCGCACTATCCGCGGTGAGGGAACTGCGGCTCAATTGCCCAAAAGACGTTTCCATCATTAGTTTCGACGGACTCGACCTGACAGAGTTCACGAATCCACCTCTTACCTCCGTCTACCAGCCGGGTTATCAGCTCGGGTATTCAGCGGCGAATCTTCTGCTGGAGCGAATCAGTGGCTCCAAAAAACCCGCCCAGGAGATAATACTCGGCACAGAACTTCGAATTAGGGACTCGGTTGCTACTGTGCGCTCGACGGCCGTATCACGTTCCCGCTGA
- a CDS encoding SUMF1/EgtB/PvdO family nonheme iron enzyme, whose translation MDAITRELAAVGADGINGDTLEGVPRAYRVASDRSGNPLVLEPETGLASDEMLAYNNMTWGYWRYQFVPSVSRYKWLEPRHMVHLSNRWAHNHLDDLQEAFFNGIGFESWENIWGIWNQITPRDAEALRRMATIERSYAPLLSSPQWEPYTFTQRFGVFASKWPGQDETLWTVVNRNHYSVDGRQLVTPYREHARYFDLWHGVELHPEKEGNDVVLSFDLEGNGFGAVLETQSTNATLETLLRTMQPLSSQPLASFSDQWHSIPQQLVPIAATRPAKAATAGMIKIPEADFLFRVNGIEIEGMNDEGVDVQYPWEDSARRYHEHQIHVKSFWIDKYPVTNAEFKHFLDATHYHPEDDHNFLRDWRNGTYPAGAGNEPVVWVSLEDARAYAKWAGKRLPHEWEWQYAAQGLDGRTYPWGNSWDPKAVPEQDTGRTMAMAADVDAHPQGQSQFGVMDMVGNVWQWTDEFTDEHTRAAIVRGASHYRPQGSRWYFPEAYKLSEHGKYLLMAPSIDRAGTIGFRCVVDAE comes from the coding sequence GTGGACGCCATCACGCGTGAACTCGCCGCCGTAGGTGCTGATGGAATCAACGGCGACACACTCGAGGGTGTCCCAAGAGCGTATCGAGTCGCTTCCGACAGGAGCGGCAATCCCCTTGTACTTGAACCAGAGACAGGGTTGGCGTCCGATGAGATGCTTGCCTACAACAATATGACTTGGGGTTATTGGCGGTATCAGTTCGTACCGTCCGTTAGCCGTTATAAATGGCTGGAACCTCGTCACATGGTCCACCTTTCTAATCGTTGGGCCCACAACCATCTTGACGACTTGCAGGAGGCCTTTTTTAACGGCATCGGATTCGAGAGCTGGGAAAATATCTGGGGAATTTGGAATCAAATTACACCGAGAGATGCTGAAGCTCTACGGCGGATGGCAACGATAGAACGTTCCTACGCACCGCTGCTCAGCAGCCCTCAATGGGAACCTTACACGTTCACCCAACGCTTCGGCGTCTTTGCAAGCAAGTGGCCCGGCCAGGACGAAACACTGTGGACGGTAGTAAACCGCAATCACTATTCGGTCGACGGGCGTCAGCTAGTGACGCCCTATAGAGAACACGCCCGCTACTTCGATTTATGGCATGGGGTGGAACTGCATCCCGAGAAAGAGGGTAACGACGTTGTCCTCTCTTTTGATCTCGAGGGGAACGGCTTTGGTGCAGTCCTTGAAACTCAATCGACGAACGCAACACTCGAGACACTTCTCAGGACGATGCAGCCCTTGAGCAGCCAACCTCTCGCTAGCTTTTCCGACCAATGGCATTCAATTCCTCAACAGCTTGTCCCAATAGCAGCAACGAGACCGGCCAAAGCTGCTACCGCGGGAATGATCAAGATTCCCGAAGCGGATTTTTTGTTTCGGGTAAATGGGATCGAAATCGAAGGAATGAATGATGAAGGAGTCGACGTCCAGTATCCGTGGGAAGACTCCGCCAGGCGCTACCACGAGCACCAGATCCACGTGAAATCATTCTGGATCGATAAGTATCCCGTCACCAATGCCGAATTCAAACACTTTCTGGATGCGACGCACTACCACCCTGAAGACGATCACAATTTCCTCCGAGACTGGCGGAACGGCACTTATCCGGCTGGGGCCGGCAATGAGCCCGTAGTTTGGGTATCTCTCGAAGACGCTCGTGCCTATGCCAAGTGGGCGGGAAAACGGTTGCCGCACGAGTGGGAATGGCAGTACGCCGCTCAGGGGCTTGATGGGCGTACCTATCCTTGGGGAAACTCGTGGGATCCGAAGGCCGTGCCTGAGCAAGATACAGGTCGCACCATGGCCATGGCGGCTGATGTTGATGCTCATCCTCAAGGACAAAGCCAATTTGGAGTCATGGATATGGTCGGGAATGTCTGGCAGTGGACCGACGAATTCACCGACGAACATACCAGGGCTGCCATCGTCAGAGGCGCTAGCCACTACCGGCCTCAGGGTTCTCGCTGGTATTTCCCAGAGGCGTACAAGCTATCGGAACATGGCAAGTATCTGTTGATGGCACCCAGCATCGATCGGGCGGGCACAATCGGATTCAGATGCGTAGTCGATGCAGAGTAG
- a CDS encoding carboxypeptidase regulatory-like domain-containing protein, with protein sequence MASALKSIFTICVAVIVFAILAAAPAAAQYSSGIAGTIVDPTGAAISSAECTLVNEATDIRQTALSDGQGYFSILHLAPGKYQLEITAHGFQKWVQKDILIEGHDVRTLYPKLVVGQQTESVEVSADAEMVETTKGTIARTLEQKTVQESPLVGQNLYASVATLAPGVTGLGDASGSIAAAGSQGTNSFSSEAGFQINGAGQRQEANEFQVDGTTVNGNSRDGVVNITPEPDTVAEMKIAAATYSAEKGRQSGALIEIFTKSGTNKFHGSLSEMHTDSGLTARTEFQSKLPHSVRNDFGGTVGGPIIKDRTFFFGSLFWMKSSLGTTFKETVETKEFEDYVIQNFPDSMAAKFFQAAPPGAYPRSDFQTVADIKNNWWSSYTPPNIPDDLVATGTAIINASPKNDGFQAHFRIDHNLRGDKDKLFYSFFRNTTQGENADPRPQYAYINPNGTWYNKINYVHTFSSSMMNEAGIAYNRLTGSQPDRVPPLPNAAWIGGVDATFWQWGPSGWTQNNWYAHDTLSYIRGAHNFRVGLDVDRLQDLDDFTNGNARPYFLFLNVLDFAADNPFLQSGPVLDVRTGGVAHNLYQRVMMLYVAPYFQDDWKVSRNFTLNLGLRLDYFGHLSTVMNDKDPIAFFTPGSGQTFADQVANGSMEVRGSAGQATSNAQYRFAPRVGFAWDVFGNGRTSLRGGYGIFSTRVGEYSYVNNMRTNPPDFASPSISIFNPGVTLANFSYGTSSSGAQGFAPPPGITYQVDEHGGLVGTRTNVGGIDPNLAPPMVHSWSLGLQQKLGGFLLEADYFGSASRHLYLQTDVNRFAGDMIINDGYAVGLNQSFGAITYGRSIGIANSNLGAFSISKHFTKGWTAHAIYTYGKSLDLTSSNDNGVGGGQSVFDAQTLAGQYGRSDFDSRHRFSADAVWSIPTVGQGFSRVLTSGWTLSPIIILQSGQPFTVYNGSGYSSGGDYNADGFNFDVPNTPSFGNHISTDRSSFLKGLFKATDFPTPAAGQEGNLGRNTYDGPGFAVVNLAVQKSFALSPLGEAGRLELRGEFLNLFNRVNLVNPVSDLSNALFGYSTGQHPARQIQLVAHIRF encoded by the coding sequence ATGGCGTCAGCGTTGAAGTCGATATTCACGATTTGTGTAGCAGTTATTGTTTTCGCAATCCTCGCGGCCGCTCCCGCAGCCGCGCAATACTCCAGCGGTATTGCAGGGACGATAGTCGATCCCACGGGAGCTGCGATATCTTCCGCTGAGTGCACTTTAGTTAACGAAGCGACCGACATTCGCCAAACGGCGCTATCGGATGGTCAGGGTTATTTCAGTATTCTCCATTTGGCTCCCGGGAAGTACCAACTCGAGATAACCGCACATGGGTTCCAAAAGTGGGTCCAAAAGGACATTCTGATTGAAGGGCACGACGTTCGTACCCTGTATCCGAAGCTGGTGGTTGGGCAGCAGACGGAGAGTGTCGAGGTATCAGCCGATGCGGAAATGGTGGAAACCACCAAGGGAACGATCGCCCGCACCTTGGAGCAGAAGACCGTCCAGGAGTCGCCACTAGTTGGCCAGAACCTCTACGCCAGCGTGGCCACGCTCGCCCCGGGAGTGACTGGTCTGGGCGATGCGTCAGGGTCGATCGCGGCCGCAGGGTCCCAGGGAACGAACAGTTTCAGTTCAGAGGCAGGTTTCCAGATCAACGGAGCGGGCCAGCGCCAGGAGGCAAACGAATTCCAGGTAGACGGCACCACTGTCAACGGGAATTCTCGCGACGGAGTGGTGAATATTACTCCTGAACCCGACACCGTGGCGGAGATGAAGATCGCTGCTGCGACCTATTCGGCCGAGAAGGGCCGGCAGAGCGGCGCGCTGATAGAGATTTTCACCAAGTCTGGCACAAACAAATTCCATGGATCGCTGTCCGAGATGCACACTGACAGTGGTCTGACAGCTCGTACGGAGTTCCAGAGCAAACTGCCCCATTCGGTTCGGAACGACTTCGGCGGAACCGTCGGAGGTCCGATCATCAAAGATCGTACCTTCTTCTTCGGGTCGCTCTTCTGGATGAAGAGCTCTTTGGGAACGACCTTCAAGGAGACCGTAGAGACAAAGGAATTCGAGGACTATGTCATTCAAAACTTCCCCGATTCCATGGCCGCGAAGTTCTTCCAAGCCGCTCCTCCGGGCGCCTATCCAAGAAGCGACTTCCAGACTGTAGCCGATATAAAGAACAACTGGTGGAGCTCGTACACTCCACCAAATATTCCCGATGATTTGGTTGCGACAGGCACGGCGATTATCAATGCCTCACCCAAAAACGACGGATTCCAGGCGCACTTCCGGATTGATCACAACTTACGAGGCGATAAAGATAAGTTGTTTTACAGCTTCTTCCGAAACACCACGCAAGGTGAAAATGCGGATCCCCGGCCTCAGTATGCTTACATCAACCCAAATGGCACTTGGTACAACAAGATCAACTACGTCCACACTTTCTCCAGCTCCATGATGAATGAGGCTGGAATTGCATATAACCGATTGACCGGAAGCCAGCCGGACCGCGTCCCGCCGCTCCCGAACGCTGCATGGATCGGCGGCGTCGATGCGACCTTCTGGCAGTGGGGTCCTTCGGGTTGGACGCAGAACAACTGGTATGCACATGACACGCTAAGCTACATACGGGGAGCTCACAATTTCAGGGTTGGTCTCGATGTTGATCGCCTACAGGATCTGGATGATTTCACCAATGGGAACGCTCGCCCCTACTTCTTGTTCCTAAACGTCCTCGATTTCGCGGCGGACAACCCGTTCCTGCAAAGTGGTCCGGTGCTCGACGTTCGGACCGGTGGCGTTGCACACAACCTCTACCAGCGAGTGATGATGTTGTACGTCGCACCGTACTTCCAGGACGATTGGAAGGTCAGCAGGAATTTCACATTAAACCTGGGACTCCGACTCGATTACTTCGGGCACCTCTCGACGGTAATGAACGACAAAGATCCAATCGCCTTCTTCACGCCTGGGTCGGGCCAGACTTTCGCCGATCAAGTTGCGAATGGTTCTATGGAAGTGCGGGGATCTGCCGGTCAGGCGACGTCCAACGCGCAGTACCGGTTCGCACCGAGGGTCGGGTTCGCATGGGACGTCTTCGGGAATGGCAGGACATCGCTCCGCGGCGGATATGGAATCTTCAGCACGCGAGTCGGTGAATATTCCTACGTGAACAACATGAGGACAAACCCACCTGATTTTGCCAGTCCGTCGATCAGCATCTTCAATCCTGGGGTCACTCTCGCCAATTTCTCCTATGGAACGAGTAGCTCCGGTGCACAGGGTTTCGCTCCGCCGCCGGGTATCACCTATCAGGTGGACGAGCATGGAGGCCTGGTTGGCACACGCACGAACGTCGGAGGCATCGATCCTAACCTCGCACCTCCCATGGTGCACAGCTGGTCGTTAGGCCTTCAGCAGAAACTCGGCGGATTCCTGCTGGAAGCTGATTACTTCGGCAGCGCAAGCAGACATCTTTATCTTCAGACAGACGTCAACCGCTTCGCTGGCGACATGATCATCAATGACGGGTATGCCGTGGGCCTCAACCAGAGCTTCGGTGCGATTACGTATGGACGCAGCATTGGGATCGCAAACTCGAACCTCGGAGCCTTCTCCATATCCAAGCACTTCACGAAAGGCTGGACCGCACACGCTATCTACACCTACGGCAAGTCCTTGGATCTCACGAGCAGTAATGACAACGGTGTGGGTGGTGGCCAGTCGGTCTTCGACGCCCAGACGCTTGCCGGCCAGTACGGTCGGTCAGACTTCGACTCTCGTCACAGATTCTCGGCGGACGCGGTTTGGAGCATCCCTACCGTCGGCCAGGGGTTTAGTCGAGTTCTTACTTCGGGCTGGACTCTTTCGCCAATCATCATCCTGCAGTCTGGCCAGCCGTTTACGGTGTATAACGGCTCCGGATATTCGTCAGGCGGTGATTACAACGCCGATGGATTCAATTTTGACGTGCCGAACACGCCATCATTCGGGAACCACATCAGTACGGATCGTTCCAGCTTCCTCAAAGGCCTCTTTAAGGCGACTGACTTCCCAACCCCAGCCGCTGGGCAAGAGGGCAACCTGGGCCGCAATACCTACGACGGTCCAGGGTTCGCCGTCGTCAACTTGGCCGTCCAGAAATCTTTCGCGCTGTCCCCCCTAGGTGAGGCCGGACGACTCGAGCTTCGGGGCGAATTTCTCAACCTGTTCAACAGGGTGAACCTGGTGAATCCGGTTAGCGATTTGTCCAACGCTCTGTTCGGTTACTCTACTGGCCAACATCCGGCGCGCCAGATTCAACTGGTGGCTCACATCCGCTTCTAG
- a CDS encoding AcrB/AcrD/AcrF family protein: MYQPEAYTMALLFMIISMICWGSWANTQKLTTGFPFQLFYWDYVIGVILASLVWGFTLGSVHGGVTAFLPNLLQASSPKIALALAGGIVFNVANLLLVAAIAVAGMAVAFPIGIGLALIVGVVLNYLIQPRGNPLLLFGGVALVLIAILIDAVAYKRREGNNVVSARGVRLSVVSGILMGLFYPFVASSTIGESALGPYSVSLVFAVGVAVCAIPVNAWLMRHPLTGEHPVSMAKYRAAPSHFHFWGILGGAIWCTGAVSNFVASNTHIVGPAISYAIGQGATMVSAAWGVFIWREFANAPTNSRRLVPLMFVFFVVGLGVIATAPLFG, translated from the coding sequence ATGTATCAGCCAGAGGCGTACACGATGGCGCTACTGTTCATGATCATCAGCATGATCTGCTGGGGCTCCTGGGCAAACACTCAGAAACTTACGACTGGTTTCCCTTTCCAACTCTTCTATTGGGACTATGTGATTGGGGTAATACTCGCCAGCCTAGTTTGGGGGTTCACGCTGGGCAGCGTCCACGGAGGAGTAACAGCCTTTCTGCCGAACCTGTTACAGGCCAGTAGTCCCAAAATTGCGCTGGCACTTGCAGGTGGGATTGTTTTTAACGTAGCCAATCTACTACTCGTTGCCGCCATTGCCGTCGCTGGCATGGCGGTCGCATTCCCCATTGGCATAGGTCTAGCGTTGATTGTGGGCGTTGTCCTCAATTATCTGATTCAACCTCGCGGTAATCCCCTTTTGCTCTTCGGCGGCGTAGCCCTAGTTCTGATCGCAATTCTGATTGATGCCGTCGCTTACAAAAGACGCGAAGGAAATAACGTTGTAAGTGCACGAGGAGTCCGGCTCAGTGTGGTGAGCGGTATTTTGATGGGCCTGTTCTATCCATTCGTTGCATCATCAACGATCGGTGAAAGCGCACTGGGGCCTTATTCGGTTTCGCTAGTTTTTGCCGTCGGAGTAGCAGTCTGCGCAATTCCCGTAAACGCCTGGTTAATGCGACATCCTCTCACGGGAGAACACCCGGTGAGCATGGCGAAGTACCGGGCCGCCCCATCGCACTTTCACTTTTGGGGCATTCTCGGCGGTGCAATCTGGTGCACTGGTGCTGTATCAAACTTCGTAGCTTCTAACACTCATATCGTAGGGCCTGCGATTTCATACGCGATCGGCCAGGGCGCCACAATGGTCTCCGCTGCGTGGGGAGTATTTATATGGCGGGAGTTTGCTAACGCACCGACCAACTCGCGTCGGCTGGTTCCTCTTATGTTCGTCTTCTTTGTTGTCGGCCTCGGGGTTATCGCTACTGCCCCCCTTTTCGGGTGA